The following coding sequences are from one Aeromicrobium duanguangcaii window:
- a CDS encoding acyltransferase family protein: MRPEIQALRAIAVLAVVGFHLWPGRLSGGYIGVDVFFVISGFLITGHLLREVDREDRVDLAQFWARRARRLLPAAYVVLLVTAIGVLVWLPPAQWTQNFREIIGSALYVENWVLAIDSIDYLAADGIPSAVQHYWTLSVEEQFYLVWPLLVVAALVVARRTGRARHTVVFAVLATVTLASFVYSLWLTSRHPQLAYFATPARAWQFGAGAVLALVVAADRIRLPRRTAIAASWLGFGVIAVCALAYDERTPFPGTAAIAPVLATILVIAAGAPSGRLSPTPLMAWRPVQTTGDLSYSMYLWHWPPLILLPEILDRELGFGPRVGILVGTFALAWLTVRYVENPVRFGTRGGLRRPAVTGLASLAAAAVVVAVATYGWQAGDAEEQRAEELTRRVNADMPECFGAASMPPAGECDNPELATLRVPAGPDVGRDYAGHRECWVVNDETELKSCEFGDATGVPHVVLLGDSHARAMLPAFLRLAEIGELTLTTQLKGGCAWSTDLPGRTAVPEVLQTCPAWRENVEDWIRENRDDIDLIVTTGYSRNLAGSPKERARGLSEAWKTATSLGIPVAAVVDNPDHESPPATCLNRVDRWDENTCAVRREAAFPYGDAFGDAARMTEGAERIDMTDFYCLRDVCPSMIGGVNVYRDGHHFTATFTRSLAPFLWNRITERVGTLVSDDA; this comes from the coding sequence GTGGCTACATCGGCGTCGACGTCTTCTTCGTCATCTCGGGCTTCCTCATCACGGGTCACCTGCTGCGCGAGGTCGACCGCGAGGACCGTGTCGACCTGGCGCAGTTCTGGGCGCGCCGCGCGCGTCGCCTGCTGCCCGCGGCCTACGTCGTGCTGCTGGTCACGGCGATCGGCGTGCTGGTGTGGCTGCCGCCGGCGCAGTGGACGCAGAACTTCCGCGAGATCATCGGCTCGGCGCTCTACGTCGAGAACTGGGTCCTGGCGATCGACTCGATCGACTACCTGGCGGCGGACGGGATCCCCTCGGCCGTCCAGCACTACTGGACGCTCTCGGTCGAGGAGCAGTTCTACCTGGTCTGGCCGCTGCTGGTCGTCGCCGCACTCGTCGTCGCGCGCCGCACCGGCCGCGCGCGGCACACGGTCGTGTTCGCCGTCCTGGCGACGGTGACGCTCGCGAGCTTCGTGTACTCGCTGTGGCTGACCTCGCGGCACCCGCAGCTGGCGTACTTCGCCACGCCCGCCCGAGCCTGGCAGTTCGGGGCCGGTGCGGTGCTCGCCCTCGTGGTGGCCGCCGACCGGATCCGGCTGCCGCGCCGCACCGCGATCGCGGCGTCGTGGCTGGGCTTCGGCGTCATCGCGGTGTGCGCGCTGGCCTACGACGAGCGGACCCCGTTCCCCGGGACCGCGGCCATCGCGCCGGTGCTGGCGACGATCCTCGTCATCGCGGCGGGTGCCCCGAGCGGCCGGCTGTCGCCGACGCCGCTGATGGCCTGGCGCCCCGTGCAGACGACCGGCGACCTGTCGTACTCGATGTACCTGTGGCACTGGCCGCCGCTGATCCTGCTGCCCGAGATCCTCGACCGCGAGCTGGGGTTCGGCCCGCGCGTGGGCATCCTCGTCGGCACCTTCGCGCTGGCGTGGCTGACCGTCCGCTACGTCGAGAACCCCGTCCGCTTCGGCACCCGGGGCGGCCTGCGCCGGCCTGCGGTGACGGGGCTGGCCTCGCTGGCCGCGGCGGCCGTCGTGGTGGCGGTGGCGACGTACGGCTGGCAGGCCGGCGACGCCGAGGAGCAGCGCGCCGAGGAGCTGACGCGCCGCGTCAACGCCGACATGCCCGAGTGCTTCGGGGCGGCCTCGATGCCGCCCGCGGGGGAGTGCGACAACCCCGAGCTGGCCACGCTGCGCGTCCCGGCCGGTCCCGACGTGGGGCGCGACTATGCCGGGCACCGCGAGTGCTGGGTCGTGAACGACGAGACCGAGCTCAAGTCGTGTGAGTTCGGCGACGCCACGGGCGTCCCGCACGTCGTCCTGCTCGGTGACTCCCACGCCCGCGCGATGCTGCCGGCGTTCCTGCGCCTGGCCGAGATCGGCGAGCTCACCCTCACCACCCAGCTCAAGGGCGGCTGCGCGTGGTCGACCGACCTACCCGGTCGCACCGCCGTGCCCGAGGTTCTGCAGACCTGCCCGGCCTGGCGCGAGAACGTCGAGGACTGGATCCGCGAGAACCGAGACGACATCGACCTCATCGTCACCACCGGTTACTCGCGCAACCTCGCCGGCTCGCCGAAGGAACGCGCCAGAGGTCTGTCCGAGGCGTGGAAAACCGCGACGTCGCTGGGGATTCCGGTCGCCGCCGTGGTCGACAATCCCGACCACGAGTCGCCTCCGGCGACGTGCCTGAACCGGGTCGACCGCTGGGACGAGAACACCTGCGCGGTGCGCCGCGAGGCCGCGTTCCCGTACGGCGACGCCTTCGGTGACGCGGCCCGGATGACCGAGGGCGCCGAGCGCATCGACATGACGGACTTCTACTGCCTGCGCGACGTCTGCCCCTCGATGATCGGCGGCGTGAACGTCTATCGCGATGGTCATCATTTCACTGCGACGTTCACTCGATCGCTCGCTCCGTTCCTGTGGAACCGCATCACGGAGCGGGTCGGGACCCTCGTCAGTGACGACGCGTGA
- a CDS encoding redox-sensing transcriptional repressor Rex, protein MTILRSPAGIPDATVARLPLYLRALDELAASGTDVCSSEHLATAAGVNSAIVRKDLSHLGSYGTRGVGYDVRFLAGHIATVVGQTQPWPVVIVGAGHLGSALAAYQGFGARGVKVAAVVDADPALVGTVVGGHEVRAIDALADVIAVGEVSLAIIATPPAAAQSVADALVAAGITSILNFAPTALRVPAEVDLRQVDVAAELQILGYHAHHRRQAEPAEEAVLS, encoded by the coding sequence GTGACCATTCTTCGCAGCCCCGCTGGGATCCCCGACGCCACCGTCGCCCGGCTCCCGCTGTATCTGCGTGCCCTCGACGAGCTCGCCGCGTCCGGAACGGACGTGTGCTCGTCCGAGCACCTCGCCACCGCAGCCGGCGTCAACTCCGCGATCGTCCGCAAGGACCTGTCGCACCTGGGCTCCTACGGCACCCGCGGCGTCGGCTACGACGTCCGCTTCCTGGCCGGTCACATCGCCACCGTCGTCGGGCAGACGCAGCCCTGGCCCGTCGTCATCGTCGGCGCCGGTCACCTCGGCTCCGCGCTCGCCGCCTACCAGGGCTTCGGGGCCCGTGGCGTCAAGGTCGCCGCGGTCGTCGACGCCGATCCCGCCCTCGTCGGCACCGTCGTCGGTGGCCACGAGGTCCGTGCGATCGACGCGCTGGCCGACGTCATCGCGGTCGGCGAGGTCTCGCTGGCGATCATCGCGACGCCGCCCGCCGCCGCCCAGAGCGTGGCCGACGCGCTCGTCGCCGCGGGCATCACGAGCATCCTGAACTTCGCGCCCACCGCCCTGCGGGTGCCGGCCGAGGTCGACCTGCGCCAGGTCGACGTCGCCGCCGAGCTGCAGATCCTGGGCTACCACGCGCATCACCGCCGTCAGGCGGAGCCGGCCGAGGAGGCGGTGCTTTCATGA
- a CDS encoding glutamyl-tRNA reductase: protein MSVLVVGLSHKSAPVDLLEQVSLDTDATVKLSHQALEIPAITEAAVISTCNRVEVYVEAERFHGSVEDVAQLLADQSGLHRDALLPHIYVHYDQAAVAHLFRVAAGLDSMILGETQILGQVREALHRAQAESTMSAGLNALFQQALRIGKRGHAETGIDRLAPSIVTAALAAASDAVSAPQARFLIAGAGTMSRLAVRTLIESGVEPSRIWIANRTFQRAVELVASHGVSAVRWDSLDVELSAADVLITCTGATGFVFDRERIARATPDGRDLTVIDLALPRDVAPDVRALDNVSVIDIEVLAERAAADSVAEDVEQVRRIVQSEVDAFLAGRQQAKVTPTVVALRTMATEVVSSETARLQSRLSGLDEAQLDEVRRAMRRVAEKLIHQPTVRVKELVEGPENLTYADALAHLFRLDPAAVNAVTDPGGDAS, encoded by the coding sequence ATGAGTGTTCTCGTCGTCGGTCTGTCCCACAAGTCCGCGCCCGTGGACCTGCTCGAGCAGGTCTCCCTCGACACCGATGCGACGGTCAAGCTGTCGCACCAGGCTCTCGAGATCCCGGCCATCACCGAGGCTGCCGTCATCTCCACCTGCAACCGGGTCGAGGTGTACGTCGAGGCCGAGCGCTTCCACGGCTCCGTCGAGGACGTCGCGCAGCTGCTGGCCGACCAGTCCGGCCTGCACCGCGACGCGCTGCTGCCGCACATCTACGTCCACTACGACCAGGCCGCCGTGGCGCACCTGTTCCGCGTGGCCGCCGGCCTGGACTCGATGATCCTGGGCGAGACGCAGATCCTCGGGCAGGTCCGCGAGGCCCTGCACCGGGCCCAGGCCGAGTCCACGATGAGCGCCGGACTCAACGCGCTGTTCCAGCAGGCCCTGCGGATCGGCAAGCGCGGTCACGCCGAGACCGGCATCGACCGCCTCGCGCCCTCGATCGTCACCGCAGCCCTGGCCGCCGCATCCGACGCGGTGTCCGCGCCGCAGGCCCGGTTCCTGATCGCCGGCGCTGGCACGATGAGCCGCCTGGCGGTGCGCACGTTGATCGAGTCCGGCGTCGAGCCGTCCCGGATCTGGATCGCGAACCGCACGTTCCAGCGTGCCGTCGAGCTCGTGGCCAGCCACGGCGTCAGCGCCGTGCGCTGGGACTCGCTCGACGTCGAGCTGTCCGCCGCCGACGTGCTCATCACGTGCACCGGCGCCACCGGATTCGTCTTCGACCGTGAGCGGATCGCCCGGGCCACCCCGGACGGCCGCGACCTCACCGTCATCGACCTGGCCCTGCCCCGCGACGTCGCCCCCGACGTGCGCGCTCTCGACAACGTCTCGGTCATCGACATTGAGGTGCTCGCCGAGCGTGCCGCCGCCGACTCGGTCGCCGAGGACGTCGAGCAGGTCCGCCGCATCGTCCAGTCCGAGGTCGACGCCTTCCTCGCCGGTCGCCAGCAGGCCAAGGTCACCCCGACCGTCGTCGCGCTGCGCACCATGGCCACCGAGGTCGTCAGCTCCGAGACCGCCCGCCTGCAGTCGCGCCTCAGCGGACTCGACGAGGCGCAGCTCGACGAGGTCCGGCGCGCCATGCGCCGGGTCGCCGAGAAGCTCATCCACCAGCCCACCGTCCGCGTCAAGGAGCTCGTCGAGGGCCCCGAGAACCTCACGTACGCCGATGCCCTGGCGCACCTGTTCCGGCTGGACCCGGCCGCGGTCAACGCGGTCACCGACCCGGGAGGTGACGCCTCATGA